From Bacillus pumilus, one genomic window encodes:
- a CDS encoding amino acid adenylation domain-containing protein, whose translation MSKQKIQKVYPLTPMQEGMLYHAMLDPNSSSYFTQLELGISGEFDLALFEKSLNELIRTYDILRTAFVYQQLQKPRQVVLAERHLDVYRENLSHLNHQEQQKVLGQYKKQVRKQGFHLTNDLLLKVAVFQLNETNWHLIWSNHHIIMDGWSMGVLMKKLFHYYESYRNGRTPDRSQGKPYADYIHWLGKQNKQEAESYWKKRLDGAVQHQGLLQQKESNGQYDHREWTFTWDAHTVQAIQDVARQSQVTAPNLFQAVWSVLLGTYHAADDVTFGTVVSGRPPSVSGIERMAGLFINTIPVRVTLDQGQTFKQLFQKVQQHALEAENYDFMPLYDIQQKTAAGGQLFDHLVGFENYPLDQELSGDTMSARLGFSIDVKDGFEQTNFDLNVLVYPGETWTLKIKYNAIAFEEKIIENISKHLTNLMKQIIQNPDVRLHDVTCITEEEKQQIEAWNQTERDYPKHLSIPELLNERMKAQPDYLALVEGDRTFTYGELGQEIRRLAGSLVENGVQPGDAVAVYMNRSTDAVIAILAVLHAGAAYVPIDPSQPEERIRWMLEDSGASILLHADNQPPVDEHIKAVHVTSKPHHSHVDLSARTSPSQLAYIMYTSGSTGQPKGVQIEHQHIVRLACSQEKLGLTQSDRMAHTGAVSFDAITFEIFTTLLNGATLYPVDRDTLLDIHRFEQFIQTHQLTALFLTTGLFNQLAQQRPQMFEGLTTLITGGDVINVKSAELVKQHHPALVLLNAYGPTENTTISTIYEVRGDETGPIPIGQPINHSSAYILDDDQRLQPIGAPGELYVGGDGVARGYFHRPDLTNQVFMADPFKPSGRLYRTGDLARYGADGQIEFLGRTDDQVKIRGFRIELGEIETVLQQEAGIDDAVVLVHSFSSGEKEITAYFTGTMTEEEVRDLFNQELPAYMVPHHVMKLDAFTLTSNGKVDRKALPKPDAHRDEKEIIPPETETEKALAQIWEELLGKTVGVDEHFFMAGGHSLKAMMMSAKIQEVLQKEVPIQVIFEKPTIRSLAAYIDQDGQEETGHPILPAEQAEEYPVSPAQRRLYILQTLEPDSTNYHIPIVLTVEGTLEYQRLRSAFDQLIQTHEILRTSFHINGEDIVQRVNEWTAFDLPVHDIKEEEAEAFLSESQTPFDLTAAPLLRAQLLKVSENRHLLVLEAHHLITDGSSMKTFIQDLAKAYDGEALAERAIHYKDYAVWQLSEEETEKQKEHEAYWLKQFEGDLPVLELPTDYPRPAERDFSGERFMFGCDQATTQRIHELLQKTDTTMYMFLLSAFQVLLATYSGQEDIIVGSPVAGRTHPDIQDMPGMFINTVAMRGKPEQTKTFLQLLEEIKETSVDAFAHQSYPLEELIARLPLDRDTTRSPLFSVSFNMQNMEVPALKLGDLHISPYAIQHHSVKFDLSLEAFEREGALKLSFDYAAALFKEETVRRFGTHLLAIIREAVQHPDEQIGLLRILDQHEQIERLEKKDEVQSNRHEPFHVQFSRQVKETPDAIAVMDDQRKLTYRELEDMANALGSELKVRGVEKEKTVALILDRSVYVIVSMLGVMKAGGAFVPIDPAFPAERIRYTLEDSGAQVIVTNESLAGSYQDHKSIQVVQVEKAVQQSRSLDLPEGSADQLAYVIYTSGTTGKPKGVQLTHRNLSHYVNWLTNEVTLQECDRTALLSSYAYDLGYTSIFPVLKAGGTLYVPREDVYTDPVRLMRLIDEQELTYIKMTPSLFHMMADSKDHAFNALRLVILGGEPIVSEDVETFMEQHPCVAVMNHYGPTETTIGTVTKLITPQELGALKDRSVIGQPIAHTRALALNRQKRLVPYGAPGELYISGEGVSRGYLNQPELTAERFLENPYYPQERMYRTGDLVRQHANGDIEFLGRIDDQVKIRGYRIEKQEIEHAARARLSIQEVYVKVIHMSRLPELALYYAAPEPIGTLTFREKLAETLPDYMIPTYFVKVDHIPLTQNGKIDAKSLPLPHEVHMNRAVHAAPETALEQSLCDIWSEVLGVEQIGVHGHFFELGGHSLKGMVLISKVQAKLNKHVPLKVLFEKPTIRAMAAYLEEVDSSDITSIHPAEKQDFYPVSSAQKRMYVLQQLHPEAVTYHMPAVLMMEGSLDVKQLEEALQALIERHESLRTAFVEIDGVPVQKVYRRVPFTLEVVEVERGHEQPVIDAFITPFSLYQAPLMRAKVAKLSDVKYVFMMDMHHIIADGVTRSLLIQELAELYEKKTLPPVQLHYKDYAVWQQEEKQQALLEKQRQYWLEQYAQPPEDLALPLDFPRPHVQSFEGDRVDRWLSAEKVQSIKTLMAEKGVSLNMVMQTAFAIFLSKLTGQTDIVIGAVTAGRTQASIERVPGMFVNTLALRHEVQLEETTAQLLEKMKDRSLAAYEHQEFPFEELVAQLDLPKDTSRNPLFSVMLTTDDRDLTLPDLDGLKLSQKQQETVQAKFDVTLGVFEEKDQVGLRFEYATALFKKKTIQRWSQYFEQIIDEMLAKLNQPISALSILTEEEKRELINEWSGPVLDVTSDQTVHALIEAKVHEAPLQKAATFCGTSWTYEELNNRANIVAQKLISLGTKPGDRVGILTRPSLDMTAAVLGVLKAGAAFVPIDADYPDQRIAYMLEDCEAEVLLMQKGLTAPTSFTGHVLQIEDAVEGEAQEIQVHVKPTDLAYMIYTSGTTGQPKGVMVEHQSLVNLAFWHNDAFQVTNADRTAKYAGFGFDASIWEMFPSWIAGAELHIIDEAIRLDMIKLNTYFNEKGITIAFLPTQLCEQFMSMDNHSLRYLLTGGDKLKQVKPVPYKLVNNYGPTENTVVATSGIINPDQGTLPIGTAIANTRFYIMGSLYDLSPPDVPGELVIAGKGLARGYWNLPEETEKRFVPDPFYPGERMYRTGDLVKWTEDGELIYLGRKDHQVNIRGFRIELSEVEAQLLALVEVKEAVVTTVKDASDQDALAAYVITENETEDLKESLKRTLPDYMVPSWIIKLDQLPMTANGKVDLKALPAPDMEANQTAYEAPRDEVETLLCGIWADVLGVSQVGIHDHFFFLGGDSIKGIQMASRLTQAGWKFDMKLLFQYPTIAELRPYIEEADQLTADQSSVEGEVILTPIQRWFFERAFSDQHHWNLSMMLHAPNGFDLSITEQVMQKLLSHHDALRMVYRQEHDDILQYNQRELTESIAIISHDVSKEHDVKKAISTYANEYQRQLNLETGPLMKVICFRAKDGDHLLIVTHHLVIDGVSCRILLEDFMSLYQQAAQGQTLVLPPKTHSFKEWAEAIERYAQSKPLKSQSEYWTEIDTLPLTTLPVDHEVTKRKVAQTKAVQLQLSETETEHLLTDIHLPYTTEMNDILLCALGLAVQEWTGKSHVHVQLEGHGREDILSGLDVSRTVGWFTSMYPVVLEAKPDQTIADAIKGTKEMLRRVPNKGIGYGILKYMTATEPSGQHVHPEISLNYLGQIDQEVTTELFGPSTYDMGRQASPDSEAVYKLNLSGLVQHNRFMLSCSYCTDEYEEQTIQQFMALLKEKIQSIITHCLAQHEREFTPSDFSAADLEMDEMDDIFDMLEEKLT comes from the coding sequence ATGAGCAAGCAGAAGATTCAAAAGGTATATCCTTTAACACCCATGCAGGAGGGCATGCTGTATCATGCCATGCTAGACCCTAATTCCTCCTCTTATTTCACACAGCTTGAGCTTGGAATAAGCGGAGAGTTTGATCTCGCTCTTTTTGAAAAAAGTCTCAATGAGCTCATACGGACATATGACATTCTCCGTACAGCCTTTGTCTATCAACAATTGCAAAAGCCTCGTCAGGTTGTACTGGCTGAACGTCATCTAGATGTGTATCGAGAAAATCTATCTCATCTGAATCATCAAGAGCAGCAAAAGGTATTGGGTCAATATAAAAAGCAAGTGAGAAAGCAAGGATTTCACTTAACGAATGATCTATTATTGAAGGTCGCTGTTTTTCAACTAAATGAAACAAATTGGCATCTGATTTGGAGCAACCATCACATCATCATGGACGGTTGGTCCATGGGTGTTTTAATGAAAAAACTGTTTCATTACTATGAATCTTATCGGAACGGTCGAACGCCGGATCGCTCACAGGGTAAGCCTTATGCAGATTATATCCATTGGCTTGGAAAGCAAAATAAACAAGAAGCGGAAAGCTATTGGAAGAAGCGTCTAGATGGCGCTGTTCAACATCAAGGACTGCTGCAGCAAAAAGAATCGAACGGACAATACGACCATCGGGAATGGACGTTTACATGGGATGCTCATACGGTACAAGCCATTCAAGATGTGGCAAGACAAAGCCAAGTGACGGCACCGAACTTGTTCCAAGCGGTCTGGTCCGTTCTTTTAGGCACCTATCATGCAGCAGATGATGTGACATTCGGAACCGTTGTATCAGGCAGACCTCCTAGTGTATCTGGGATTGAGCGCATGGCAGGGCTGTTTATCAATACGATACCCGTTCGGGTGACATTGGATCAGGGGCAGACGTTCAAACAGTTGTTTCAAAAGGTTCAGCAGCATGCACTGGAAGCGGAAAACTATGATTTTATGCCGCTTTATGACATTCAGCAAAAGACAGCTGCTGGAGGGCAGCTCTTTGATCATTTGGTTGGGTTTGAGAACTATCCTTTAGATCAGGAGCTGTCTGGTGATACCATGTCTGCACGGCTTGGTTTTTCCATTGATGTAAAGGACGGATTTGAACAAACGAATTTCGACCTAAATGTCCTTGTTTATCCAGGTGAAACGTGGACATTGAAAATCAAATACAACGCCATAGCTTTTGAAGAAAAGATCATTGAAAACATATCAAAACATCTGACCAATCTCATGAAGCAAATCATCCAAAACCCTGATGTACGCCTTCATGATGTGACATGTATCACAGAAGAGGAGAAGCAGCAGATTGAAGCGTGGAATCAGACAGAGCGAGATTATCCGAAGCATCTGTCTATTCCTGAGCTGCTTAATGAACGTATGAAGGCGCAGCCTGACTATCTGGCATTAGTTGAAGGCGATCGAACATTCACGTACGGGGAGCTTGGACAAGAAATCCGTCGTTTAGCCGGCAGTCTTGTTGAAAACGGCGTACAGCCGGGGGATGCTGTCGCGGTGTATATGAACCGATCAACAGATGCGGTGATCGCCATTTTAGCAGTTCTGCACGCAGGGGCTGCTTATGTGCCGATTGATCCTTCCCAGCCTGAGGAGAGAATCCGATGGATGCTTGAAGACAGCGGCGCATCCATTTTGCTTCATGCTGACAATCAGCCGCCAGTTGATGAACATATCAAGGCTGTACATGTGACGAGTAAGCCTCATCACTCACACGTGGATTTATCAGCCCGGACGTCTCCATCTCAATTGGCGTATATCATGTATACATCAGGATCAACTGGACAGCCAAAAGGGGTTCAAATTGAGCATCAGCATATTGTGAGATTGGCTTGCTCTCAGGAGAAATTAGGCTTGACCCAGTCGGATCGTATGGCGCATACAGGGGCCGTTAGCTTTGATGCTATTACCTTTGAGATATTTACCACGCTGCTAAATGGGGCGACGCTTTATCCTGTTGACCGTGATACTTTATTGGATATCCATCGATTCGAACAATTTATCCAAACACATCAGTTGACGGCGCTCTTTTTAACAACTGGATTATTTAATCAGCTCGCTCAGCAGCGGCCGCAAATGTTCGAAGGATTAACCACATTAATTACAGGCGGTGACGTCATCAATGTGAAGAGTGCGGAGCTTGTGAAACAGCATCATCCAGCACTTGTCTTACTGAATGCCTATGGCCCAACAGAAAATACAACCATCTCGACCATTTACGAAGTAAGAGGAGATGAAACGGGGCCGATCCCAATTGGCCAGCCGATCAACCATTCGTCAGCTTATATTTTAGATGATGATCAAAGATTGCAGCCAATTGGAGCGCCAGGAGAGCTGTATGTTGGTGGAGATGGTGTCGCAAGAGGGTATTTCCATCGTCCAGATTTGACCAATCAAGTGTTCATGGCAGATCCTTTTAAGCCGTCAGGCCGTTTGTATCGAACAGGAGATTTGGCTAGATATGGCGCGGATGGCCAGATCGAATTCCTCGGCCGGACAGATGATCAGGTGAAAATTCGAGGCTTCCGTATTGAGCTTGGTGAAATTGAAACAGTGCTTCAGCAAGAAGCGGGCATAGATGATGCGGTTGTGCTTGTCCATTCGTTTTCCTCAGGTGAAAAGGAAATCACCGCTTACTTCACAGGGACAATGACAGAAGAAGAGGTGCGGGATTTATTCAATCAAGAGCTGCCAGCTTATATGGTGCCGCACCATGTGATGAAGCTGGATGCTTTTACGCTCACGTCGAACGGGAAGGTAGATCGAAAAGCTTTACCAAAGCCGGACGCGCATCGGGATGAAAAGGAAATCATTCCGCCTGAGACGGAGACGGAAAAGGCACTTGCTCAAATTTGGGAGGAGCTCCTTGGGAAAACGGTAGGAGTAGATGAACATTTCTTTATGGCTGGCGGGCACTCTCTCAAAGCGATGATGATGTCCGCGAAAATTCAAGAGGTGCTTCAAAAGGAAGTACCGATTCAAGTGATATTTGAGAAGCCGACAATTCGTTCATTAGCGGCGTACATCGATCAGGACGGTCAAGAAGAAACGGGGCATCCTATTTTACCAGCAGAGCAGGCGGAAGAATATCCGGTATCACCAGCCCAGCGCCGTTTATACATTTTGCAGACACTTGAACCTGACAGCACGAATTATCATATTCCGATCGTCTTAACGGTTGAAGGGACACTCGAATATCAGCGGCTCAGATCGGCGTTTGATCAGTTGATCCAAACGCATGAAATCTTAAGAACGAGTTTTCATATAAATGGAGAAGACATCGTCCAAAGGGTGAATGAATGGACTGCATTTGACCTTCCCGTTCATGACATCAAGGAAGAAGAGGCGGAGGCATTCCTTTCTGAAAGTCAAACACCATTTGATTTAACAGCTGCGCCTCTATTGCGAGCTCAGTTGTTGAAGGTCAGTGAGAACCGTCATCTTCTCGTCTTGGAAGCACATCATCTCATTACAGATGGCAGCTCCATGAAGACGTTCATTCAAGATTTGGCGAAGGCCTATGATGGAGAAGCTCTTGCAGAAAGAGCCATTCATTATAAAGATTACGCTGTCTGGCAGTTAAGTGAAGAAGAGACGGAGAAACAGAAGGAGCATGAAGCATATTGGTTGAAGCAATTCGAAGGGGACTTGCCGGTATTAGAGCTGCCAACTGATTATCCGCGTCCAGCGGAACGTGATTTTTCCGGGGAACGATTCATGTTTGGTTGTGATCAAGCGACAACTCAGCGGATTCATGAATTGCTTCAGAAAACAGATACGACCATGTACATGTTCTTGTTATCTGCTTTTCAAGTGCTGCTTGCCACTTATAGCGGCCAGGAAGATATCATTGTTGGTTCCCCTGTTGCAGGACGGACACATCCTGATATACAGGACATGCCGGGGATGTTTATCAACACCGTTGCGATGCGCGGAAAACCAGAACAAACGAAAACATTTTTACAGCTGCTTGAAGAAATAAAAGAAACGAGTGTTGACGCTTTTGCTCATCAAAGCTATCCGCTCGAAGAATTAATTGCACGCCTTCCGCTAGATCGTGATACAACCCGAAGCCCGCTCTTTAGCGTGTCATTTAACATGCAGAACATGGAGGTTCCAGCGCTAAAGCTCGGCGATCTGCACATTTCGCCTTATGCCATTCAGCATCACTCTGTCAAATTTGACTTGTCTCTAGAAGCATTTGAACGAGAGGGAGCATTAAAGCTGAGCTTTGACTATGCAGCGGCATTATTTAAAGAAGAGACGGTCCGCAGGTTCGGAACTCATCTTCTAGCGATTATTCGTGAAGCGGTCCAACACCCGGATGAACAGATCGGCTTGCTCCGTATCCTTGATCAGCATGAGCAAATAGAGCGATTGGAGAAAAAAGACGAAGTGCAATCGAATCGTCATGAGCCCTTCCATGTCCAATTTTCGCGTCAGGTAAAGGAAACACCAGATGCCATTGCGGTGATGGATGATCAACGGAAGCTCACTTACCGCGAGCTGGAAGACATGGCAAATGCGCTTGGCAGTGAACTGAAGGTACGAGGCGTCGAGAAAGAAAAGACTGTAGCACTGATTCTTGACCGCTCTGTCTATGTCATCGTCTCAATGCTTGGTGTGATGAAAGCAGGTGGTGCATTTGTACCAATTGATCCGGCCTTCCCTGCGGAACGTATCCGTTACACATTAGAAGATTCAGGTGCACAAGTGATCGTGACAAATGAGTCTCTTGCAGGTTCCTATCAAGATCACAAGTCGATTCAGGTGGTGCAGGTAGAAAAAGCAGTGCAGCAAAGCCGCTCGCTAGATCTGCCGGAAGGCTCAGCCGATCAGCTCGCTTATGTAATATACACATCTGGTACAACAGGGAAGCCGAAGGGTGTACAGCTCACGCATCGTAATCTATCACACTATGTCAACTGGCTGACAAATGAGGTGACATTGCAAGAATGCGATCGGACGGCACTGCTTTCTTCTTATGCATACGATCTCGGTTACACAAGCATTTTCCCTGTCTTAAAAGCAGGAGGGACACTGTATGTGCCTCGTGAAGATGTGTATACAGACCCGGTGCGTCTCATGCGTTTAATTGATGAACAAGAGCTGACGTATATCAAAATGACACCATCCTTATTTCATATGATGGCAGATTCGAAGGATCATGCATTTAACGCTTTACGCCTTGTGATACTTGGAGGGGAACCGATTGTCTCTGAGGATGTTGAAACGTTTATGGAGCAGCACCCATGTGTGGCAGTGATGAACCACTATGGCCCGACAGAGACAACTATTGGGACTGTGACCAAGCTGATCACACCGCAAGAGCTAGGCGCTTTGAAGGATCGCTCTGTGATCGGGCAGCCAATTGCTCACACAAGAGCGCTCGCACTCAATCGTCAGAAGCGCCTCGTCCCTTACGGCGCACCTGGAGAGCTTTATATATCGGGGGAAGGTGTATCGAGAGGGTATTTGAATCAGCCTGAATTAACAGCAGAGCGTTTTCTTGAAAATCCATATTATCCTCAGGAGCGAATGTATCGCACAGGGGATTTGGTCAGACAGCATGCAAATGGAGACATTGAGTTTCTCGGAAGAATAGATGATCAAGTGAAAATCCGCGGTTATCGTATTGAGAAACAGGAAATTGAGCATGCCGCGCGTGCACGATTATCCATTCAAGAGGTGTATGTCAAAGTAATTCACATGTCCCGTTTACCGGAGCTTGCACTCTATTACGCAGCGCCTGAACCAATTGGAACACTGACGTTTAGAGAAAAGCTTGCGGAGACACTGCCGGATTATATGATTCCAACGTACTTTGTCAAAGTCGACCACATTCCGCTCACACAAAACGGAAAGATAGATGCGAAGTCTCTGCCGCTTCCGCACGAGGTGCATATGAACCGCGCGGTGCATGCAGCACCAGAAACGGCACTTGAGCAATCGCTGTGTGACATTTGGTCAGAAGTACTTGGGGTTGAACAAATAGGTGTTCATGGTCACTTCTTTGAATTGGGAGGTCATTCTCTCAAAGGCATGGTGCTCATTTCGAAGGTACAAGCCAAGCTGAACAAGCATGTGCCGCTCAAAGTCCTTTTTGAAAAGCCAACGATACGGGCGATGGCAGCCTATTTGGAAGAAGTGGATTCTTCGGACATCACATCCATTCATCCGGCGGAGAAGCAAGATTTTTATCCTGTCTCTTCCGCTCAAAAGCGGATGTATGTGTTACAGCAGCTGCATCCAGAAGCAGTTACTTACCATATGCCTGCCGTTTTGATGATGGAAGGCAGCCTTGATGTAAAGCAGCTAGAAGAAGCGCTGCAAGCCTTGATCGAACGACATGAATCATTGCGGACAGCCTTTGTAGAAATTGACGGCGTACCAGTTCAAAAAGTCTATCGCCGAGTGCCGTTTACGTTAGAGGTTGTTGAAGTAGAGAGAGGTCATGAGCAGCCTGTCATAGACGCATTTATCACCCCATTCTCATTATATCAAGCACCATTAATGAGGGCAAAGGTGGCGAAGCTTTCTGATGTGAAATATGTGTTCATGATGGATATGCACCATATCATCGCAGATGGTGTCACACGCAGTTTGCTCATTCAAGAATTGGCAGAGTTGTATGAGAAAAAGACATTACCGCCAGTTCAGCTGCACTACAAGGATTATGCGGTATGGCAGCAGGAAGAAAAGCAGCAAGCGCTGCTCGAGAAACAGCGTCAATATTGGCTGGAGCAATACGCTCAGCCGCCTGAAGATTTGGCGCTGCCACTTGATTTTCCACGCCCTCATGTTCAGTCATTTGAAGGAGACCGCGTCGATAGATGGTTATCTGCTGAAAAGGTGCAGTCCATTAAAACGCTCATGGCTGAAAAAGGTGTGAGCTTGAACATGGTCATGCAAACGGCATTTGCCATTTTCCTTTCCAAATTAACTGGGCAGACAGATATCGTTATAGGCGCTGTGACAGCAGGACGTACGCAAGCTTCAATCGAACGGGTTCCGGGCATGTTTGTGAATACACTGGCTCTTCGACATGAAGTGCAGTTAGAGGAAACGACAGCACAATTGCTTGAAAAAATGAAAGATCGCAGCCTAGCAGCCTATGAACATCAAGAATTCCCGTTTGAGGAATTGGTGGCACAGTTAGATCTTCCGAAAGACACGAGCCGCAACCCATTGTTTAGTGTCATGCTGACAACGGATGACCGAGACCTGACGTTACCGGATCTGGATGGACTCAAGCTTTCGCAAAAACAGCAAGAAACAGTTCAAGCAAAATTTGATGTAACGCTCGGTGTATTTGAAGAAAAAGACCAAGTGGGCCTGCGTTTTGAGTATGCAACGGCACTGTTTAAAAAGAAGACCATTCAGCGTTGGAGTCAATATTTTGAACAAATCATAGACGAAATGCTGGCTAAGCTAAATCAGCCAATTTCAGCGCTATCGATCTTAACTGAAGAGGAAAAACGAGAACTGATCAATGAATGGTCAGGTCCTGTCCTAGACGTCACGTCAGATCAAACGGTCCATGCACTGATTGAGGCCAAGGTACATGAGGCACCCCTACAAAAAGCGGCGACATTCTGCGGAACGAGCTGGACATATGAGGAACTGAACAATCGGGCGAATATAGTTGCTCAGAAATTGATCTCTCTTGGCACAAAACCCGGAGATCGCGTCGGCATTCTCACCCGTCCATCGCTTGACATGACGGCAGCCGTCCTTGGCGTCCTGAAGGCAGGTGCGGCATTCGTTCCAATTGATGCGGATTATCCTGATCAGCGTATTGCGTACATGCTAGAGGACTGCGAGGCAGAGGTGCTTCTGATGCAAAAAGGACTGACTGCACCAACTTCTTTCACAGGTCATGTTCTGCAAATAGAAGATGCCGTAGAAGGAGAAGCACAAGAAATTCAGGTACATGTGAAACCAACAGATCTCGCCTATATGATTTACACATCGGGAACGACTGGACAGCCGAAGGGTGTCATGGTCGAGCACCAGTCTCTTGTCAATCTTGCTTTCTGGCACAATGATGCCTTCCAAGTGACAAATGCGGATCGAACCGCCAAATATGCCGGCTTTGGCTTTGACGCCTCCATTTGGGAGATGTTCCCGTCGTGGATCGCCGGCGCAGAGCTGCACATCATCGATGAAGCGATTCGTCTCGATATGATCAAGCTCAATACGTATTTCAATGAAAAAGGGATCACCATTGCGTTCCTGCCGACCCAGTTATGCGAGCAGTTTATGTCAATGGACAATCATTCACTGCGCTACCTACTGACTGGCGGAGACAAGCTGAAACAGGTAAAGCCTGTTCCATATAAACTCGTCAATAACTATGGCCCAACAGAAAACACAGTCGTGGCGACAAGCGGGATTATCAACCCAGATCAAGGAACGCTTCCAATCGGAACAGCGATTGCCAATACTCGTTTCTACATCATGGGTTCGTTATACGACCTCTCGCCGCCAGACGTACCGGGTGAGCTCGTGATCGCAGGAAAAGGACTGGCAAGAGGGTACTGGAATCTTCCAGAGGAAACAGAGAAACGATTTGTCCCAGATCCATTTTATCCAGGCGAGCGCATGTACCGTACAGGCGACTTGGTGAAATGGACAGAGGATGGTGAGCTGATCTACCTCGGCAGAAAAGACCATCAGGTCAACATCCGCGGTTTCCGTATTGAACTGTCAGAAGTTGAGGCGCAGCTCCTTGCGCTGGTGGAAGTCAAAGAAGCAGTCGTGACAACGGTCAAAGATGCCAGCGATCAAGACGCCCTTGCCGCATATGTCATCACGGAGAATGAAACAGAAGACTTAAAAGAAAGCTTAAAACGCACGTTGCCAGACTATATGGTGCCTTCATGGATCATCAAGCTAGACCAACTGCCGATGACGGCAAATGGCAAAGTCGATCTAAAAGCATTGCCAGCGCCTGATATGGAAGCAAACCAAACGGCATACGAAGCCCCAAGAGACGAAGTTGAAACACTGCTTTGCGGTATTTGGGCAGATGTCCTTGGCGTGAGCCAAGTTGGCATTCACGACCACTTCTTCTTCCTTGGTGGAGACTCAATTAAAGGCATCCAAATGGCAAGCAGACTCACGCAAGCGGGCTGGAAGTTCGATATGAAGCTATTATTCCAGTACCCAACGATTGCGGAGCTGCGCCCATATATCGAAGAAGCCGATCAATTGACAGCTGACCAATCATCGGTTGAAGGGGAAGTCATTTTGACTCCAATTCAACGCTGGTTCTTTGAGCGAGCATTCAGTGACCAGCACCATTGGAATCTCTCGATGATGCTTCATGCGCCAAACGGATTTGACCTTTCGATTACAGAACAAGTGATGCAGAAATTACTTTCACATCATGATGCACTGCGCATGGTATACAGGCAAGAGCATGATGACATTCTGCAATACAATCAGCGGGAGCTCACGGAATCGATTGCGATTATTTCTCATGATGTCTCTAAAGAGCACGACGTGAAAAAGGCCATTTCCACATATGCCAACGAGTATCAGCGTCAGCTGAACCTCGAAACAGGTCCGCTCATGAAAGTGATTTGTTTCCGTGCAAAAGATGGCGATCACTTACTCATCGTGACACACCATCTTGTCATTGACGGTGTTTCATGCCGAATTTTACTAGAGGATTTTATGTCTCTTTATCAGCAGGCAGCTCAAGGACAAACGCTCGTTCTTCCGCCAAAAACCCATTCCTTTAAAGAATGGGCAGAGGCAATCGAACGATACGCACAGTCCAAGCCGTTAAAAAGCCAAAGTGAGTACTGGACAGAGATTGACACTCTGCCATTGACCACTTTACCTGTTGATCATGAAGTAACGAAAAGAAAAGTTGCTCAAACAAAAGCAGTACAGTTGCAGCTTTCAGAAACCGAAACCGAGCATCTTTTAACCGATATTCATCTACCGTATACAACGGAAATGAACGATATTCTTCTATGTGCTCTCGGTCTTGCCGTTCAGGAATGGACAGGGAAGTCCCATGTACATGTGCAGCTTGAAGGTCATGGAAGAGAGGATATTTTATCAGGGCTGGATGTCTCCCGCACGGTTGGCTGGTTTACGAGTATGTATCCAGTTGTTCTTGAAGCAAAGCCGGATCAGACCATAGCTGATGCTATTAAAGGAACGAAAGAGATGCTGCGGCGTGTGCCAAATAAAGGAATTGGCTACGGGATTTTGAAATACATGACAGCCACTGAGCCGTCAGGACAGCACGTACATCCTGAAATCAGCTTGAACTATCTTGGGCAGATCGATCAGGAAGTGACGACAGAACTCTTTGGACCGTCCACCTATGATATGGGACGACAAGCAAGCCCTGATTCAGAAGCTGTCTATAAGCTGAACCTCAGTGGTCTTGTTCAACACAATCGATTCATGTTGTCGTGTTCCTATTGTACAGATGAATATGAAGAACAAACGATACAGCAGTTCATGGCATTGTTGAAAGAAAAAATCCAATCCATCATTACCCATTGTTTAGCGCAGCACGAAAGAGAATTTACGCCAAGTGACTTCTCTGCGGCTGATCTTGAAATGGATGAAATGGACGACATTTTTGACATGCTTGAGGAAAAATTGACCTAA